The following coding sequences lie in one Takifugu flavidus isolate HTHZ2018 chromosome 4, ASM371156v2, whole genome shotgun sequence genomic window:
- the LOC130524745 gene encoding uncharacterized protein LOC130524745, giving the protein MLEPIVAHESKCLPTPALDGISLTSSLSVRNLGVTFDQNLSFNSHIKLVSRSAFFHLRNITKIRKLLTRHDAEKLVHAFVTVRLDYCNSLSSGCPNNSLRSLQLIQNAAARVLTGIDKRDHITPVLASLHWLPVKFRIIFKTLLLTYKVLRGLAPSYLEELVIPYQPNRPLRSQNAGLLVVPRVFRSRMGGRAFSYQAPLLWNQLPVQVREADSIATLKIRLKTYLFEKAYCY; this is encoded by the coding sequence atgttagaacccattgtggcccacgaatcaaaatgtttgcccacccctgctctagatggtatctcattaacatctagtctctctgtgaggaatctaggagtaacttttgatcaaaatctctccttcaactcacacattaaattagtctctagaagtgccttttttcacttgaggaacatcacaaagatcaggaaactgctgacgcggcatgatgctgaaaagttagtccatgcatttgttactgtcaggctggactactgtaactccttatcatcagggtgtccaaacaactctttaagaagcctccagttgatccaaaatgctgcagccagagttctgacaggtattgacaaaagagatcacattactcctgtactggcgtcgcttcattggctgcccgttaaatttagaataatttttaaaacccttcttttgacctacaaggtcctcagaggcctagctccatcctacctggaggagctagtgataccttaccagcccaatagaccgctccgctctcagaatgctggtctacttgtggttcccagagttttcaggagtagaatggggggccgagcatttagctaccaggcccccctgctgtggaaccagctccctgtccaggtacgggaggctgactccatcgctactttgaagatcagactcaaaacctacctctttgaaaaagcttattgttactaa
- the LOC130524720 gene encoding general transcription factor II-I repeat domain-containing protein 2A-like: MSHQRQQPSPSLAGGTTAGTPTTVSMKRAQKRKNSEENREFNAAWTSAFAFTANDAGLPACLICGEKLSNNKKSNVERHFQSKHLAFAEKYPTEDERQRAISELQRQAEERKLSFKKWISSPQSTTAASFLAAQEIVKRGKPFTDGEYIKETFIQISEHLFSDFKNKNEIVQKIKDMPLSAKTVKDRTIKMAANISSKQIDDINSAQAFSIACDESSDVNDIEQIALLCRYVNANGPQEELIELIPLKGQTRGQDICDAVVSCLKDKGINTTHLVSVSTDGAPSMRGAQKGFVNLLQKSLGRDLMTFHCIIHQEALCAQTFPPECVEVMNLVIKIVNKIIANELSHRQFCSLLEEVENTYSDLLLHNRVRWLSRGEVLKRFAACLEHVKTFLGNKGLGYPELEDPSWLEKFYFMVDMTSYLNMLNKNLQGQGSTALHMLEEILAFERKMTVFARDVQNGTLSHFPSLREFKEANNHINCDYFHRAITAMQAAFEKRFSEFRKEKQTLSFPVAPLNSDPSLLNTSAFTGVSKPDLEIELADIADKVLWVNKFKSLSADLEEVVRQRATLAKEHKWSDMEKLPQPDKLIFATWNAIPDTYINMKRCAFGVLSIFGSTYLCEQVFSSMNIIKSKYRSRFTSETLQSCVKMKVTSYSADIGKICREMQTQKSH; encoded by the coding sequence ATGTCACATCAACGTCAGCAGCCGTCGCCTTCACTTGCTGGTGGTACCACGGCGGGAACCCCTACCACTGTAAGCATGAAAAgagcccaaaaaagaaaaaattcggAAGAAAATAGAGAGTTTAATGCAGCGTGGACTTCTGCTTTTGCATTCACCGCCAATGACGCTGGCTTACCTGCGTGCTTGATATGTGGCGAGAAActatcaaacaacaaaaaaagtaacgttgaaagacattttcaaagcaagcatttagcatttgctgAAAAATACCCAACCGAAGATGAGCGCCAGAGAGCAATTTCGGAATTGCAACGACaagctgaagagagaaaactatctttcaaaaaatggatcagctCTCCACAGTCAACTACAGCTGCTAGTTTTTTGGCAGCTCAGGAGATCGTGAAGAGGGGTAAGCCGTTCACAGACGGAGAATACATAAAAGAAACGTTTATTCAAATATCAGAGCATCTATTCtccgattttaaaaacaaaaatgaaattgttcaGAAAATTAAAGACATGCCTCTCTCTGCAAAGACTGTTAAGGACAGGACcattaaaatggcagcaaatatcAGTAGTAAGCAAATTGATGATATTAATTCAGCTCAAGCATTTTCAATTGCCTGTGATGAGTCAAGTGATGTAAACGATATTGAGCAGATAGCACTGTTATGCAGGTACGTCAATGCTAATGGGCCGCAGGAAGAACTGATTGAACTCATACCGCTTAAGGGCCAAACTCGGGGGCAGGACATTTGTGATGCTGTTGTGAGTTGTCTAAAAGATAAAGGGATAAACACCACTCACCTAGTGTCGGTATCTACTGACGGGGCGCCAAGTATGAGAGGAGCACAGAAGGGCTTTGTGAATTTACTTCAAAAGTCACTGGGCCGAGATCTGATGACGTTTCACTGCATTATCCACCAAGAAGCACTTTGCGCACAAACATTTCCCCCTGAATGTGTGGAAGTAATGAACCTTGTTATTAAGATAGTGAACAAAATAATTGCGAATGAGTTAAGCCACCGACAGTTTTGTTCGTTGTTAGAAGAAGTCGAAAACACGTATTCAGATCTcctgctgcacaacagagtcCGGTGGCTGTCCAGGGGGGAGGTGCTGAAACGCTTCGCTGCCTGTCTGGAGCACGTAAAAACCTTCTTGGGAAATAAAGGCCTTGGGTATCCTGAACTGGAAGACCCATCTTGGCTGGAAAAGTTTTACTTCATGGTGGACATGACAAGTTACTTGAACATGCTGAATAAAAATCTCCAAGGACAGGGAAGCACGGCACTGCACATGCTGGAGGAGATTTTGGCATTTGAGCGCAAGATGACAGTGTTCGCCAGAGATGTACAAAATGGCACGCTCTCTCACTTCCCCTCCCTAAGAGAGTTCAAAGAAGCAAACAATCACATAAATTGTGATTATTTCCACCGTGCCATTACTGCAATGCaagctgcatttgaaaaaaGGTTCAGTGAGTTCAGAAAGGAGAAACAgactctctctttccctgtcgCACCACTGAACAGCGACCCATCCCTGCTGAACACATCCGCATTCACAGGAGTAAGTAAGCCTGATCTAGAAATTGAACTGGCCGATATTGCGGATAAAGTTTTGTGGGTTAACAAGTTTAAATCCCTGTCAGCGGATCTTGAAGAAGTCGTCCGTCAGAGGGCTACTCTCGCTAAAGAGCACAAATGGAGTGATATGGAAAAACTACCCCAACCCGACAAACTTATTTTTGCAACATGGAATGCCATTCCCGACACCTATATCAACATGAAAAGGTGTGCATTTGGAGTCCTATCCATCTTTGGCTCAACTTACTTATGCGAGCAAGTTTTCTCAAGCATGAACATTATAAAGTCCAAATACCGCTCCCGCTTCACCAGCGAGACTCTACAGTCCTGCGTGAAGATGAAAGTCACATCTTACAGCGCCGACATAGGGAAGATCTGCAGGgaaatgcagacacagaaatcTCACTAA